In Phaseolus vulgaris cultivar G19833 chromosome 3, P. vulgaris v2.0, whole genome shotgun sequence, the sequence GCTGTAGAGAAAGGGAAAACTATATACATGGGGGTGTGAGCGGATGTATTTAGTGAAAAAACTACTTTTACAAAGGAGGAGCAAATCTTTGTCATACAAACTATACATGAATGATTGAGATTAATAGTTAAAGTCACATGATCATCCTAAAtgttctttatattttaaatttgatcaTTCATATGATAAAATCTAATGGTCAATATTTGTGCCTCTTACAGAAATACCTTTCTCATTTGATTCGTCACATTATGTATATACCTTATCAATATCAATCATCTCTGCCCCAGAAATGCATATGGTTCTCACACCACTATCATGAAGCTTTTTGGTAGACAAAGAACGACTCTCTTCTAACAAAGTCTCTAAATGTGTGACAcgctaaaaaagaaaaatagcaAAGGTAAGTAGTAGTCACATGGAGTGGGAAGAAAAACTAAGCATAAAGAGcaaaaatatgtattattaaCTGCGGTATCGTAAGCTTGGCGGTTCAGTATCTTAGACAAGTCAACTTGACACTGGACCGAATGTATTATCTCTGCAAGAGAGTTGATGTTATGTATTTCCTCCTCAAGTTTCTCCAGAGCTCCAGAGCTCTCTGCAGATACCAAATCAACCTTGTTAAGAATTATAATGTCCTGAAACAAGTAGCAAAAATTATCAGCTCTTCAATGCCTGATTCCACTAAATGCTTGAGCTAGATATATTACACCAATACCTGacctaaattattaatataaaagggGTACAAGATCAGTATTATACATAACAATTACTTAAGAGTCccaaatgaaatatattttgtaatgtCTCCTCCTATAATCCTCCCCTCCCATCAATCTTTGAAATTCTGGCAGGTACTATGGGAAAACGAAAAATATGATATCAATAAGCACTAATAATCCAATATCCAGTCAATATAATAAACAATTACCGCAAATGCTATCTGAAAATATGCTTCAGGAAATGAAGATGAGCCACGGTGCTCATCAAGCTGGAAGCGCAAATTTTTAGCATCCACCACCTAGTTGAGAAGAAACTCGATCAAAAAGAGGCCATGATTCACAAGCCATGTTTTTATATATACCAAGGAAAGAATAACATCTATCATTATATAAGTGGAATGGAAGAGCCACAGACACAAAACAATGACAATTTTGCTGGAGGTGACAATAATGAAAAGAACTTTGTTTCATTTGACATGGAATGAAATCAAACAACTATAAGCATGTCTATAAATTAGAGCATGTTCATGCCAGAAAAGGGAGACAAATTATAGTAAGCTCCATCCAAAAAAGAATCTTACGGTGACAATAGAATCAAGCTTCACTTCTGATTCCAACTGTTCATCCAACCATAGAACAGATGCCAAAGGTGCTGGATTTGCCAATCCAGTGGTTTCCAGCAATATATGGTCAAGCCTAAAGAGAAACAATACAGAAAAATACTTAATCGTGCCAAAATATGTAGCAGAGTTGGCCCACTATACCGAACACCATATCAAATCATGATAAAACGAAAATAAGGTAAAATGAACGGCAACATTAAGGGTTTGTTTGAAGAAATTTTTTCCATAAGCACTTCTAGAAGAGAAATATAAGCAAGAAAATGAAATTAGCttatttataagataaaattaacttatgcaAGTGGtgaaaaacagatttaatttttcttcattccttttctcttttaaaagtGTTTAAGGAACAGTTACTCCAAAACAGACCCGAAGTGACATAACTGCGGCTTCAATTTTCCATGCCTCAAATTCACCACAAATATAGAAGTATTTTCTTGCTTTACCTGTCCTTTCTCTGAACAAGCTGCTCAAGTGCTTGAACCAAACTATGCTTCACTGTGCAACATATACACCCATTGGCAAGCTCAACCCATTCTTCAACAAGTGCACCCTTATCCCCTTCATTGATCATGGCTCTTTCCACGCCAATTTCCTCACCGAACTCATTCAAAATGACAGCAATCCTCTTCCCATGTTGCGAATTCAGAATATGATTCACTAGCTGAAACCCAACGATTCAGTCACAAGATCACAATTCCACACcacaaaacacaaaaacatCGTCACCATTCCAAATGAACCAGTGCCAACATGCAACAACAAGCGCAACGCAACCAAAGTGAAAAAGCACATAACTTTAAACTTCCCTATTGCCCAAGATCACAATTCCACTCCACTAAACACAAAAACATCGTCATCATTCCAATTGAACTAGTGCCAACAAGCAACAACAAGAGCAACGCAACCAAAGTGAAAAAGCACATAACTTTAAACTGCCCTATTGCCCAAAAATTGGAAAAATGGAAAATTTAGAGTGAATCAAGAGCAGAGAAAACGATGGGGTGCTTGGAATGATGGCATAGAAAAGGGTTTAAAAAAACTTACAGTGGACTTGCCCGCACCCAGATAGCCAGTGATGAGAGTGACTCCAACAGAAGATTTTTGGGAAACGAATTCATCATTTCCTTGAATCTGAACAGCAAGAGGTGGCTCTTCGTCTTCTTCGTGCTCCATCTTCTTCAACTGGTTTGTTCTATGTTGCGTTAGTggcttttcttctcttttctctttctccCAATTCTTCGTGTTCACAAACACGAAATTCCGAATTTATAATCCTTTTcaataatcatattttaaaacaattaattgaAATGGTTTAATATGTTTTGTATCCTCAAAAGTATTAGtctctttattaattttatatttattaaaactttaataataaCTATACCAAACATTTATTCGGCTAATAATGaaccattttcaattttttatttgtgttaAAAAGGGGTAGAACAGTCATCCCCAATgctatcttttttattttttaattttatcttaaattCTTCTTCTAGTTTACTCTtggtaatatttttatatttttaaattaatcttaaatTCTCCTTCTAGactttgtaatattttatatttttaaattcttcTTCTAGTTTTATCTTTgcaatattttacatttttgggtattcaatattttatattttatataatcaatAAACTCTTAAAACATAAagaattcatatattttaaaatacgtCAATTAgtaatttggaaataaaaaaattatattaaagtcATAAAGATCTATCTATTATCGTATAACAATATAACATTGATTCGTTTCTAAAAGATATTTGTTGTAATCGCTTTTAAGAAACGTATTTATAAATTTCTTGACAATGAAAAGGGAAAATCATGGTTACTAATGAACACGGATATTAGATACCCTTTAcacattttttctaaaaaaaaaagtcattttgTTACTTAATTGATATTCGCTCcaaaatatttatgaattattttatactCTTGAGTAGTCTTGGATAAGGTGTGAGAAGAAGGAATAAGTGAGTGGAAGATGATGTCAAGTGAATAGAATATTAACGGGACAACATTGtgataagagataaaaaaaaaatgcatgtaAACTTACATAAACACGAGTTTTTGCATTAAAATGATGCAATTTACTTTTGTATctaagagaataagaaaaaaaattattataagttACGACTttgtttcaaataaaatattattggtatAAAATAAGGTTGGTCTCACTTAAATTAAGAAGTCATATCATACAATAAatgaatttgttaaaatattttactaaagTCACAAGGTTTTAGTTGAAGTGAATTTAACCGATTAAAACCTGAatcaactaatttaaaaatataacaggttttaaaaaaacattttcttgaAAATGTCTTGAATCATCATGAATAGTAAATAAGACCCAACAAAAAACACAGGCACAACCTTACCGTCTTCATGGTAGAGCTTTCGGCATGATGAGTTACTTGCATTGTTGTTGTCTAGTTTATCATGAGACATTGGGACACTTTAGTGGTATCTTTGAGCAACTTTCCACCTAATGAGAAATTGACTTTTGACATGATTAAAGATagtattttaaatgaaaaaaactaGGAGGAAGGGCAATAATAAGGTTATCTCCTcaactcaaaataaatttagttaTGGAGTTGAGGAAAAGAAATATGTACGAAAATTCTCAGAGATTTAATGATCGTAATAAGTCAAGAAGAAAGTCAAGGACAAGAAAATATATCACATGTTTCCATTGCAATAAACCAAGACTTGCAATCCTCGATAAAGAAAGATAGAAGAAATAATATAGAAGAGAGGATAATATAAAGTTACAATTGTAGTTATATCTAATGGTGAAATTGTCATTGATTATGAAATCAAAGGGTAATCAATTTTATTGGCATTGGATAATTTGCTTAGAGACTAATATACCGATTGCAAGTTGCATTTGAAAAAGTTAGACACATCCCTAATATACACCTCAGCTTGATCTTTATACAGTTACTTGGCAAAAGATAGTTATCATAATTCTTTTGGTGATGGAAAATTGAAGTATGCTAAAGAGACATTGGTGGTAAGGAGAGAAGAGAAATAATATTTATCTGACATCAACAAAGTTGTCTACAACTCAAGTGAATATAATTGATGATTGCtcttaattttttcatttttattaatgaCCAATCCAGAAAGGTTTGGAGTTTGTTTTGAAATCCAAAGACCATGTAATGATGTGTTCAAACATTTACATGCAAGTATTAAAAGAGAGacaaaaatgttattaaaatgTTTTAGAGGAGATAATTGATACATATACCACTTATAAAGTATAAATGAGTGTAAatctcacataaaaaaaataatttggtaagattgaattaaatttaaaatttattttcattattactaaaatttattaatatctattttaataaGATTTGTCGAATGTTTCCATTTTAGGCTTTATGTGTGAAGATTGAAAAATCACTCTCAATCTCAAATTCAttgaaacaaatacaaaaatcaCGCTCCTCCTTTCTTTTTATCAAGaatgaaaaatgaataaatgGTAACCACTTCAGGAgtgatccaacccttatacagaaaaACACTTTACCATACTTCTACCTAAAAACATCTACTAGATTGATAAAGGAACAACCAAAACAAACACAAGGAAGCAATAGAAATctcaaaccctaaaccctaaatagAGGATAAGTGAGAAGTATCTTAGATCAAATACATTAAGCAAGATGatatatttttagtatattaaaatagaaatcATAAAGGTACTCATATATTTATCTCCACCAACCAGAGGGGCCTGCAAGCAAGAAACCCTAGAAACCACCGATTCGTAGGTTTATGTCTTGAAAAATGTCTTGCAACTGCTTTGTGATCTACGCAGTAGAAATTAAAATGTGTTAGTTTTGTTGTTATATCAGTGGAAGCTTGCAACAATTTAAGTTTGCAGGAATTTGAGTCAGCCACTGAAAGATATATATGATACAAGGTCGTTATGCCCTAGAATCACAGAACTTGAAAAGAGAATAAATTGATTAGCCCTAGTTTTTGTCTCTTAATTGTTCCATTGAGCAAAATCCATGGCGTTGAGAAGAAGCAATCTTGTAGCAATAGCAGTGATTCTGAGTGTAATTTCTCAGATTGAAAAATGCTTCTCAGAGATCAATAGGCAAAGCTTTCCAAAACCTTTTGTTTTTGGCACTGCTGCTTCAGCTTTTCAGGTTTTTCTTTTCACTCTTCAACACTCAAATATGTATTATCTATTTGCATCACCATTATTCATCAATATTTTCCtaaattctattttaaaaattctaacCACTTTCACTTTCGAATTATTGTTtaaaacaagaattaaaacgtatacaaatttataaaaacaaaatttgaattaaatgtTGATATGTGAACTCTATATCTTATAAGTTACCAACCTTATCATTTTTATTCCATCTTCATTATTCtctcattacaagaaaatcaccaaaatagaaaccaattttagaaacaaaaaataattaatttgttatagtgactaaattagagactattttaaaaactaaaaaaaaataaaattctaaattagtttctattattgttagatGGTTTCTAGATtattatctaattagctaccaaggttttaactaccaattatttagattctaaatcttttttttagtttttaaaatggtctctaatttagtcactatagcaaactaattattttttgtttataaaattagtttttatttcatgattttcttgtagtgtctaaccctttttcatatatttttcttttgttttctaaatCAAAAATATTCATTTGCTTCAATATTAATTCAccttaaaagaaaaagacataATCAAAATACTATAGGTAAGTGATGATTTCCTTTTTACCTTTTAAGTTCTATAAATTTGTGCCGTACAATATATAATTACTGTttaagaaagtttttttttttttttaagatttgggGGAATAGCTTTTTGaaacacatttttattttcttaatattttgattttttttttaaacatgaaaATCAAAAGGGATTCTCAAAATAATTGTAATTCATAAGAGCGTGTGTGAGTGGAATAGCAGCATAAATGAGAGAGAAAAATGATGATAAATATGGCAATttaaagaagagaaacaaaaagAGTATGTTTATGAAAAGTGTGACTGTAAATAGCAGAGCCTTATTTGAAAAATAGGGAACCAAATGACCCAAGagataaaaaaacatttgttAATCAACACCAGGCATATTCTTCCTGCAGCACCATAATTTCTTCTCACACcccattatttaaaaaaataccgaattataaaatttagaatacgaaatttgcaaataaaaatacaatataaGAAAGAATCTCATGTTCGGATAGGCTcaaaaatggctctgataccatattaagaagtgaattttaagcctaatttaactccataaaaccggctcataggattgaggtttgcactcacttatatacaatgaaagactctaatatttagtcgatgtgggatcttcaaGAATATAAAAGCTGAAAAAAGAAAACTACCCCTTTACTCTACATAGGAGAACATACTGCTAAAGACCCTCTTTTCCTTCTTAAACAAGGAGTTAGAGATATGAaccaaaataagaaaaacaaaattatcttACAATTTTCATAACTCGCTATATATAATAATCAAAAGTAAATGCAAAACTTTACAGTATTGgacaaaaattataatatcaaactACTTTAAATTGAAAGTAATTTTTGTTGTGTTCTTGGAACTGAGTTATGGTGCCCGATCCAAATCAACTAGCTGccaattttatttagttttaccATTTTTTAACCACTTCATTCGATTTTACACAAGTTCATTTCAGTTTTAGGTAAAACAACTCTGTTAATAACTAACATTAATGAATCTTGCAGTTAcctcagttttttttttataatcgtAATATTGGTATGAATTATTAACTAACACTATGTGAATAATAAACCTATACAAAGTAAAGTTTATttgtcaaataaaaattaaatccaTGCTTTTAACCTAAAGATTTTCTACGATTTTAACTTTTCATCGATCGAATTATATGCATAATAATAcattacaaaaaattattaaatattttgtttataaaagtaattattatattaattaaattaaatattattttaaagattaaaaaattattaatatttaaaatagtttttattattaataaaaatttataaaataaattttaaatttatatttaattagttatcaattaattaaaattataaatttttgtaattaaaactttgataactaattaatactaatttaaaaattagtttatatatttttattagtaataaaaattactttatatattaataatttttatctttaatttaatacggtcaatataataactaactaattatttataatttttaaaattaatttttatttaatattttttttaataatattaggtAAAATACTTATAATTGTGAGTTTCAAagttttacaataaaaaatgtaaaaaatattataattatttgcatatagtttttatttttacatataagttgaattataataatattgttgATTTTGTTATAGTACGAAGGGGCCGTAAAAGAAGATGGAAGAGGGCCATCTGTTTGGGATACTTTTTCTCATTCATCTGGTAAGTTATTAAAATGactctaaaaaataaaataattaattggaAAAAATTCTTATTGTTCTTAAACTAATCATTTTGAatactaatttattaaaaagtgaTTTTGTATGTTTTGAATAATATcagtatatattattttatttgaaaaatataacaatcttgaaaattcaactactttaaaccctaaaaaaaaaatgttgttacAGCAATTTGTCTTGCATTTGTGACAGGAAAAATAGTGGATAATAGTAATGGTGATGTTGCAGTGGATCAATACCATCGTTATGAAGTAAGATGAGTAAAATTTTATCATCTTTCCTTTAAGTCTCATTTCTAtgatttctaaaattgataattttttttgcaaGTAGGAAGATGTACAACTTATGAAAGACATTGGAATGGATGCTTATAGGTTTTCAATTTCTTGGTCTCGAATTTTTCCATGTAAGCATTTTACCATTCAAACATttggtattttatttatttattttttatataaaaagctttcatgttaggcatcaatatgctacttgacatctcagttagactgacacctcaagtaacaaccattatttgtcatcacatgaatccatatgttaacaaaaacgatacataggtagacatTGCTATTTTACTTGTTCGAATGAAATGTTACATATTACAAGGTAACGGGGAAaccataaattaatatttaacaataaaataaaggattaaatatatttttcgtccTGTATTATAACACAAAATTGGTTTTTCTTTGGTTTAAACATTAACCATTTAGATATTATAATATGTAAATGATTGAAATGAGTCTTTCTGCATATACAATTGGTTTAATTTGAGATTTCACTTCATCAACCTATTGGAAGTAGGTACAGTGGACATCATTCTACAGTCAAAACAACaacgaatttaaaaaaaaataattatcaatcTTTAATAAAAACTAACCATCATTTCATATACAGAAGAATCATTTCCAGTCATTTACATACTACAAGAACCAGGATGATCTCCAGTttgaataaaaaacaaaaacaaatttcatattatagtAAAAagacgaaaaacatatttaattaaaaaaaatatcagaatGAAAAACCAATTTTCCTTCTTACTTTTAATTCCTTATCATTCCTCAAATCTTTAGTTGAATTATTATACAATTATTTGTTTAAGCTGCTTTAATATTTGGTATTAACCTTGAAAATTACGACTATTCTAGAAATTGAATTTGAACAAGTATAAGATGCAAAACTTAATGTAACAGATGGATCTGGAGAGATTAACCAAGCAGGAATAGATCACTACAATAAACTCATCAATGCTTTACTAGCCAaaggtaaaatttattattatcataaataatgttttgaaaaaatataaaaatttattcgaACACATGCATGCTTTATCTAGGGTTTAgggttagaaaaaaaaaatacactttgaAAACTTTTCAATGTACAATGGTATcccactttttcttttttaattttacatagaacattttatttgttttatacaTTGTCATTTATTCTTACATTGCACATGTAGTTGCTTTTAGTAAGGAAGATCATTAAACAAacaatatatattaagaaaattttaaaaatatcattctAATTTACCAAAACAAAATTCGAAATATTAATACATTGTATAATTTaagggttaaatatgtttttcgacTATAATAAGAAATTGGTTTTTGTCTTGATCCAAATTTTAGACTTTCTAAGTGTTTGTAGTATGAAAATAGTTGAAATAAGTCCTTCTGTAtgtgaaattgatttaatttgagATTACATTCTACTTCATCAGTTCATTGAAagctttttttttatcgacaataaaaaatgaataaatatgagTCACTTTAGAGGTGGTTCAACCCTTGTACATAATGATAACCTTAATCACTCCTAGTAGACATACTCCCATATATGCCTATACAAAACACTCCTAACTTAACCTAGAGAAATTCGCCTGAGACAAACAACCATACTAAGTAAATATCTCATAAGATCATCCCCATACAAGCAATCAGGTCTATGCACCAGTCAGGAAAAAGAAACGTAGTTATTGTAGACACCGGTATGCAATCAAAATAATAacgaattttgaaaaaaaactaacaatcaTTTCACATATACAAAAATACCTATATTCCAATCATTTCCATACTATAGATACCTAGATGACCTAAAGTTTAAACTAGAGACAAAAACCAATTTCGTGTTATAATACATagataaaaaacatatttaacccaaTCTTTAACAAACAAATTATTGATGTGAATAAAAGATCCAAATACCTTTATCACTCTCTTAAACGTAAAGGAatataaatgaagaaaaattgAAAGCAAGTTAATACAAGTATCATGAATTTATTTGTATACATATACCTTTTATAAGAGTCTAATTATCATGATCATTGGTATATATATTTGTAGGAATTGAACCATATGTGACTCTCTATCATTGGGATCTACCCCAAGCCTTAGAAGACAAGTATAAGGGATGGCTTAGCCCTTTTATCATGTATGAAATTTAATTCATATTATAACTTCAcaatattactattatatagTGATAATAGAAGTAATTTATATGAATGTTTTGCATTTATTGAACAGAAAAGAGTTTGCAAGATATGCTGAATTATGCTTTGAAAAATTTGGAGATAGAGTGAAACACTGGATCACTTTCAATGAGCCTCATACATTTGCAATGATGGGATATGATGTTGGACTTGAAGCTCCTGGACGATGTTCTATTCTTCTTCATCAACTATGCAGACATGGAAACTCTTCTACTGAACCTTATATCGTGGCTCATAATGTTCTTAATTCTCATGCAGTAGTAGTAGACATTTACAGGAAAAAGTACAaggtaataaatatattttcatgtaCATATGCATGCCATCTTATTTTCAATTTAGGGTTGTGCAAGATTTTCATgtctcttatttatttatatatatatatatatatataatataatatgaaactAGATAATAGTAGGTGGTTCATAACGATCTAATAGTAGGTGACATGATAGACAACAAAATGTAATTAGAAAAAattctgatatcatattaagaagtgaatttaaACTTAATTCATCTTTATAAAATCGACTTGTAAAGTAAtatttgcatccacttatattactaaaaaaatattaaataaaaataaattttaaagataaaaaataattagttactatatactaaattaaataatattttatagagtaaaaatttattggtctcaaaagtagtttttattattaataaaatttatataatctaATAAGCTATCGAGGTTTTAAcctagatactaatttagaaattaatttataaattttattaattatagaaaCTACTTACTACACTTATagatttttagtttataaaatagtatctaatttagtcaatatagtaactaattattttttgtctttaaaattagtttttatttaatgattttcttgtagtgtattaaTTGATCTCATCTCTATTCAATATGAGATATTCAACACACTTTACTCATGTCGAGACATAAACATCTCATACGTAGAACTAGATATTTGTGAGTAGTCTGATAATGACTCGATAGCAAGtgatatgttaaaaaaaatttcttaagATAAATTGATATTAAGGTTTATCTCTCCAACATATTCTCCTAATCTTTAACTACATTCATTAAAATctattaacaaaataatattattcttcTATAGAAAATACAAGGTGGGTCTATTGGGATATCTCTGGATGTAATTTGGGTGGAGCCAGCAACAAGCTCAAAAGAAGATATTGAAGCAGCTCAAAGAGCCTTAGATTTTCAACTGGGCTGGTAAATTATTATGTAAAATCTTGCATATCAACCACACAATTAAATATCTATCTTTAAATCTTGATTTtgttagagatt encodes:
- the LOC137806386 gene encoding uncharacterized protein, which produces MEHEEDEEPPLAVQIQGNDEFVSQKSSVGVTLITGYLGAGKSTLVNHILNSQHGKRIAVILNEFGEEIGVERAMINEGDKGALVEEWVELANGCICCTVKHSLVQALEQLVQRKDRLDHILLETTGLANPAPLASVLWLDEQLESEVKLDSIVTVVDAKNLRFQLDEHRGSSSFPEAYFQIAFADIIILNKVDLVSAESSGALEKLEEEIHNINSLAEIIHSVQCQVDLSKILNRQAYDTARVTHLETLLEESRSLSTKKLHDSGVRTICISGAEMIDIDKTRIWLEEILWEKKYDMDVYRCKGVLSVQNSDELHTLQAVRELYEIVPSRKWKKEEKRINKIVFIGHNLKEDILINSFRDRATV
- the LOC137805773 gene encoding beta-glucosidase 40 encodes the protein MALRRSNLVAIAVILSVISQIEKCFSEINRQSFPKPFVFGTAASAFQYEGAVKEDGRGPSVWDTFSHSSGKIVDNSNGDVAVDQYHRYEEDVQLMKDIGMDAYRFSISWSRIFPYGSGEINQAGIDHYNKLINALLAKGIEPYVTLYHWDLPQALEDKYKGWLSPFIIKEFARYAELCFEKFGDRVKHWITFNEPHTFAMMGYDVGLEAPGRCSILLHQLCRHGNSSTEPYIVAHNVLNSHAVVVDIYRKKYKKIQGGSIGISLDVIWVEPATSSKEDIEAAQRALDFQLGWFLEPLVFGDYPVIMRSRVGNRLPKFSKSQANLLKGSLDFVGINHYTTLYVYNVAVSLHDYIEDSGVLTLPFNGTNVIGERANSLWLYIVPQGMRSTLNYIKQKYGNPLVIVTENGMDDPNEPSISIKDALKDEKRIKYHNDYLINLLASIEEDGCNVKGYFAWSLLDNWEWQSGFTSRFGLYFIDYKDNLKRYPKQSVQWFKNFLKST